TCCATCTTGAACGCCATGTCGGCGGTCGTCATCATCGTCGGCACGCGCCTGTCGGGGCTGTGCGCGCCGGGGGCCATGTCCTCCGGCTTCTGGTTGACGGGCTGCCACTGCTTGGCGCCCGCCGGGCTTCGCACCAGCTCATATTCATAATCGAGCAGCATGTGGAAGAAGCTGTGGTCCCAGGTGCGGGGCGTCGGCGTCCAAGGGCCTTCGATGCCGCTGGTGATGGTGTGGTCGCCAATGCCGCTTTCATAGCCGCTCTGCCAGCCAAGGCCCTGCTGCGCGATGTCGGCGCCTTCGGGTTCCTTGCCGACCTTCGACGCGTCGCCCGCGCCATGCGCCTTGCCGAAGGTGTGGCCGCCCGCGGTGAGCGCGACCGTCTCCTCATCGTTCATGCCCATGCGCAGGAAGGTCTCGCGAATGTCGCGCGCCGATTGCAGCGGATCGGGATTGCCGCCCGGCCCCTCCGGATTGACGTAGATGAGGCCCATCTGGATCGCGGCCAGCGGGCTTTCGAGGACCATGTTCTTTTCGGGCTGGATGCGGGTTTCATTGCCCTCCTGGCCGACCCAGAATTCCTCCGTGCCCCAATAGACGTCCTTTTCCGGCTCGAACACGTCGGCGCGGCCGCCGCCGAAGCCGAAGACCGGGCCGCCCATCGATTCGATGGCGACATTGCCCGCCAGGATCATCAGGTCCGCCCAGCTCAGCTTCTGGCCATATTTCTGCTTGATCGGCCAGAGCAGGCGGCGCGCCTTGTCGAGATTGGCATTGTCCGGCCAGCTGTTGAGCGGGGCGAAACGCTGCGATCCGGAGGAAGCGCCGCCGCGCCCGTCGCCGGTGCGATAGGTGCCCGCCGAATGCCAGGCCATGCGGATGAAGAAGGGGCCGTAATGACCGTAATCCGCCGGCCACCAGGGCTGGCTGTCGGTCATGAGCGCGGTCAGATCGCGCTTCACCGCCTGATAATCCAGCGTCTTGAAGGCCGCCGCATAATCGAAATCGTCGCCCAGCGGATTGCCCGACAGGCCGTTCTGCTGAAGGATGTCGAGCGAAAGCTGGTTCGGCCACCAGTCGCGGTTGGTGCGCCCCAGCAGGGATCGCAGCGCGGCGGGTTCCTTCACGGGACAGGACAGCGGATCATTGCTCGTCTTTGCGTCCATTGCACGATTCCTTTCAGCTTCTCCGGGACCGGGATTCTAGGCCATGCCCCGCCAGGGGGGAACTGCGAAGGCCATGTTATTTTTCCGATGACAGTGTTGAATTTATTGCATGAGAGGGAGCCGCGCCGGCGGCGTTCGCTCTCCGCCCGGAGGACGCAAGCTCGCTGCGCTCGCGCCCGCCCCCTGAGCCCGCCCGCCCGCGAGGGGAATATCATCGCCTAGATGCTGAACGCGAAATGGCCGGCGCCCTTTTGCAGCCGCCGCCAATTCTCCGCATTCATGTGCACCAGCGTGTGGTGGTCGCCGCCCTCGAACCAGACATCCTGATCCATCAGCATGTCGTCGTCGATGATCGTCTTCAGCCCATAGGCCGCGCCCACCGGCGGGATCGCGCCCAGTTCGCAGTCGGGGAACAGCGCGGCTGTCGTATGTTCCTCCGCCAGCGAGACGTCGCGGGCCAGCCATTGCTGCAGGAAGTTGAAGCTCACATGCTTGGAGGAGGGGAGGACGGCCAGCATATATTCGTCGCCCGCCTGCACCAGCACGGCCTTGGCCACCTGACGGCCAGGGACATGCGCCGCCTGGGCCGCCCGCGCCATTTCGCTGGAATGTTCGTGCGGCCATTCGTCGAAGCGCGTGCCGCAACGGTCCATATAGCCGCGCAATCTCTGGGAAATCGCCATGACATCCTCCATCGCCCTGTGCCCGAAGGCATGGTCAGGCGGGCGTCGTGCGCGGTGCCGGAAGGGGTTGCCGACACAAGGGCGGGCGGCGGGTCTGGCCATGCCGTCAGTGGGTCAGGAATAGCAGATTTGCGGCCGATAGCCAATCGCCCCTGCTGCCCATTGCCGGCCGCGGTCAGGGCCGGGCGGCGTCGGGCGCGGTGGCATTGCCGCCGCCCAGCGCGATCTGCATGTAGACGGTGTCGAGCCAGCGGCCCGCCTTCCAGCCCATGCCGGTGAGCCGGCCCGCCTGCCGGAAGCCGCAGGCGGCGTGGAGCGCGACCGAGGCGGGTTCGCCGCCGCCGATCACCGCCACCATCTGGCGGAAGCCAAAGGCCTCCGCCGCGTCCAGCAGCGCTTCCAGCAGCGCCCGGCCGATGCCGCCGCCGCGCCGGTCGTGCGCGACGTAGATGCTGTTTTCGCAGGCATGGGCATAAGCGGGCCGGTCGCGGAACTGCGTCGCATAGCAATAGCCGACCACCTCCGCGCCGTCGCACGCCACCAGGAAGGGCCAGCCCCGGCCGGTCACGCGCCCGATCTTGGCCACGGTCTCCGCGACGGTCGGCGGCACGAGTTCGTAGCTGGCCGTGCCGTGCAGGACGTGGTGCGCGTAGATGGCGGCGATGGCGGCCGCGTCCCCGGCCGTCGCGTTCCGGACCGTGACAGATGAAGATGTGCTCATGCAGCCTCCAGCAGCAGGTGCCTTCACCAACGAGGGAGCCGCAAGATTCCTTACCTGTCATGCAGCAAATTCCAAGCGAGTCGATCGATCGCCGGGCCGCGCTGCGAAGGAGAGGCTCAATCGGCGCGGAAATGCACCTGATTGGCCTTGATCACCGCCTGGGTGCGGCTGAGCACGCCCAGCTTCTGGAGGATGGCGGAGACATGCGCCTTGATCGTGGTCATCGACACGCCCAGGTCATGCGCGATCTGCTTGTTCAGCCGCCCGCGCACCAGATGCGCCAGCACCGTCTTCTGCTGCGGCGTCAGGCTGTCGATGCGGCGGGCGATCTCATCCTCCTCCGCCGTCGGGGCGACGCTCTCGCCCATGGCTTCGGGCAGGTAGATTTCGCCCGACACCACCCGATGGAGCGCATCGACGATGGCGCTGCGCTTCAGCGACTTAGGAATGAAGCCCGCCGCGCCGGCGGCCAGCGCCTCCTGCACGATGGCGCGGTCGAAGGCGCCCGACACCATCACCACGGGCAGGATCGGGAAACGATCCCGCAGCAGTTTGAGGCCATCGAGGCGGCGGACGTCGGGAATGTTGAGGTCGAGCAGGATGAGGTCGAAATTATCCTGCTTCTCCAGCAGCGAGACGGCCTCGTCGAGCGTCGCCGCCTCGAATATCTCGATATTGTCGAAGCTGATCGCGATCACGCTGCGCAGCCCGTCGCGCACGAGGGGATGATCGTCGACGATCAGCACCCGCTCCATGATTGCCTCGCCACCCATATACCGCCCCACCCCTCGACCCGGATCATCGGACAAGTCATGGGCCGTGGCAAGCCGCATCGCGCCGGGCGGAATTGCCGGGATGGAGTGCATGTGGTTGCCGCGTCCCATGACGATCATCGTTCTTGTCCTCTTATCCGGGCAGCTTGAACACCCAGAGCGCGCCGCCCTGGTTGATGTCCTTGAAGCTCTTGGCGACTTCGCCGCCCCACAGCGGCACCGCGCCGCCCCAGCCGGACATCACCGCCACATATTGCTCGCCATCCTGTTCCCAGGTGACGGGGCTGCCCACCACGCCCGAGCCGGTCTGGAACTTCCACAATTCCTGGCCGGTCTTCGCGTCGAAGGCCTTGAGATACCCCTCCGGCGTGCCGGTGAAGACCAGGTTGCCCGCCGTCGAGAGCACGCCGCCCCAGAGCGGCGCCTTGTTCTTATATTCCCAGACGATCTTGCCGGTCTTCGGGTCCATGGCGCGCAGCGCGCCGATATGATCCTCCGCAATGGGCTTGATGGTGAAGCCCGCGCCCAGATAGGCCGCCCCCTTCTTGTAGGCGATCGGCTCGTTCCAGATGTCCATGCCCCAGTCGTTGGACGGAATGTAGAAAAGGCCGGTGTCCTGGCTGTAGGCCATGGGCATCCAGTTCTTTCCCCCCAGGAAGCTGGGGCTGGCGAAGACCGACGATCCCTTGGCCGTCTCGCCCGGCGCGCCGGGGCGGTTGGCGTCGTTGTAATTGGGCCGGCCGTTCTTGTCGAAGCCGTTGGCCCAGGTCGTCTGCATGACGAACTTGCTGGCGCTGATGAACTTGCCGTTGGTGCGGTCCAGCACGAAGAAATAGCCGTTGCGGTCGGCCTTCGCGCCCAGCTTCATCGGCTTGCCGTTGACGGTGGCGTCGAAGGGGATGAATTCGTTGACGCCGTCGAAGTCCCAGCCGTCATGCGGGGTCGTCTGGTAATGCCATTTGATGACGCCGGTGTCGGGATCGATGGCGAGGGTCGAACTGGTGTAGAGATTGTCGCCCTTGCGCAAATGGCTGTTCCAGGGCGCGGGGTTGCCGGTGCCGAAGAACAGCAGGTCGGTTTCCGGGTCATAGGTGCCGCCCAGCCAGGTCGCGCCGCCGCCGGTCTTCCACAGGTCGCCGGTCCAGCTTGCGTTGGTCTTGCCGGTGAGGCCGTTGTCCTTGCCGTTGAGGGTGCCCATGTGCCCCTCGATCGTCGGGCGGCGCCAGACCAGCTCGCCGGTGTTGACGTCGCGCGCTTCCACCGCGCCGACGATGCCGAATTCGCCGCCCGAATTGCCGTAGATCACCTTGCCCTTCACCACCATCGGCGCGGCGGTGGCCGAATAGCCGGCCTGATAATCCGCGATCTGCTTGTTCCAGATGACCTTGCCGGTGTGGCGATTGAGCGCGACCATGTGCGCGTCCAGCGTGGCGAAGATGATCTTGTCGCCATGGATGGCCGCGCCGCGGTTCACCACGTCGCAGCAGGGCATGATCCCTTCGGGCAGGCGGGCGTCATATTGCCACTTCTCCTCCCCGGTGCGGGCGTCGAAGGCGAACAGGCGCGAATAGCTGCCGGTGACGTAGATGGTGCCGTCATAGACGATGGGCTGCGCTTCCTGCCCGCGCTGCTTTTCCCCGCCGAGCGAGGAGGAGAAGGCGGGAACCAGCTTCGCGACGTTGGAGGCGTTGATCGCCTTCAACGGGCTGAAGCGCTGCGCCTTGGGTCCCATGCCGTATGTCAGGACGTCGCCGGGCGTCGCCGCGTCGTTCATCAGGTCCGCATCGGTCGGCCCTTCGGCCAGCAACGGCGCGGCGGTGGCCGCCATGCCCAGGATCGCGGCGCCGGACAGGGCTCGCGTCAAACGTCCTTTCATTCCATCCTCCCTCTGTTGAAAGGGCGTGATTGGCGCCCCCACCCTTTGAAGATTATTGCACCCATGCTGCGCAGCAATTGGACCTTGGGTCGGGCGCGTCCCTCCCTCCCCCGCGGGAGGGGGAATGGTCATCCGGCCGCGAGCGCAGGGGTCCACTCGACGCCATAGGTTGCGAACAGCGCCTTCATCTCGCCGCTTGCGGCCATGGCGGAGACGATCTCCTCCACCGCATCGCCCAATGTGCGGCTGTTTTCCCTGACCGCCATGCCGATGTCCCAGCCGGGCGAGGTGAAGGCGGGCAAAGGCCCCTTGCGCACCGTCAGCGACCCGCCCCGGTGCAGCCCTTCCTCGATCTGGGCGCGGCTGGCGAGCACGGCGTCCGCCTTGCCCGCCGCCACGGCCGCGACGGCTTCGGCGCCGCTGGGATAATGCGCCACGTCCTTCGCCAATATGCCGCCGAAGGAGCCGATCAGGTAGAAGTCGGGAATGGAGTCGAGTTCGGCCGCCAGCCTGTGCCCGCGCCATCCGGTGGGCGGCGCCTCCAGGTCGATGGCGTTGCGCATGCCGGCGAAGCGGAAGCTCTCGCGATAATAGGGCGCGACGATCGCCACCTGGTCGTTGCGGGCGGCGAAGGTCCGGTCGAAGGGAACGTGCAGCATCAGGTCGCCCGGCGCGAAGCCCAGCAGGCCGCCCTTCCACACGCCATGGCGCAGGTCGTCGTCCACGCTTTCGTCCGCGACAAGCTGTGCGACGTCGGCGCGCACGCCCAGCTTCCGGGCGATGGCGCCGGCCAGGTCGACGTCCAGCCCGGCGAGCTTGCCGCCTTCCTCCCACGACCAGGGGCGGTTGTCCTTGTAGACCACCACCCGCAGCACGCCCAGTTCCCTGACCTTGCCCAGCGGCGCCGCCTGGGTCGTCCCCGGCAGCAGCCCCAGCGCCAGTGCCGCGCCCGCGCCGCCCAGCAGGCTTCGCCGGTCGATCATGCCCTCAGCCCTGGAACTTGGTTTCTAGCCAGGCGCGGATCGCCCAGCCGGCCTTCTGGCCCAGCACGTCGCCGAAGGGCGGCATATAGACCTTTCCATCATGGCTGGAGCCGTGGCGGAAGCGCTCCACGAACCACTGGTCGCCCGATTCGCCCTGTTCCAGATAGCGCAGGTCGGGCGCGATGCCGCCGCTTTCCGCGTCCAGCCCGTGGCAGCGGGCGCAATTCTGGCCATAGGCGGACTGGCCGATCTCTATGGCCTTGGCATTGCCGCTATAGGGGTTCTTCGCCAGCCATTC
The window above is part of the Sphingobium sp. MI1205 genome. Proteins encoded here:
- the katG gene encoding catalase/peroxidase HPI produces the protein MDAKTSNDPLSCPVKEPAALRSLLGRTNRDWWPNQLSLDILQQNGLSGNPLGDDFDYAAAFKTLDYQAVKRDLTALMTDSQPWWPADYGHYGPFFIRMAWHSAGTYRTGDGRGGASSGSQRFAPLNSWPDNANLDKARRLLWPIKQKYGQKLSWADLMILAGNVAIESMGGPVFGFGGGRADVFEPEKDVYWGTEEFWVGQEGNETRIQPEKNMVLESPLAAIQMGLIYVNPEGPGGNPDPLQSARDIRETFLRMGMNDEETVALTAGGHTFGKAHGAGDASKVGKEPEGADIAQQGLGWQSGYESGIGDHTITSGIEGPWTPTPRTWDHSFFHMLLDYEYELVRSPAGAKQWQPVNQKPEDMAPGAHSPDRRVPTMMTTADMAFKMDPEYRKISERFRNDPAAFEDAFARAWFKLCHRDMGPKARYLGPEVPAEDLIWQDPIPAVDHPLVDAADIASLKQKILASGLSVAELVTTAWASASTYRGSDHRGGANGGRIRLAPQKDWDVNQPEQLGRVLSALEKIKAEFDSAGAKKISLADLIVLAGSAAIEKAAKDGGRNIEAPFTPGRADASQEQTDVQNFEVLEPKVDGFRNYLPVPFSVPVEELLIDRAQLLTLSAPEMTVLVGGLRVLGANHGGSSHGVFTDRPGTLSNDFFVNLLDMGTAWKEVEGQKDIFTGTCRRSNEQKWTGTRVDLVFGSNAQLRALSEVYASADAGDKFVNDFVAAWTKVMNADRFDLAA
- a CDS encoding aminoacyl-tRNA deacylase — translated: MAISQRLRGYMDRCGTRFDEWPHEHSSEMARAAQAAHVPGRQVAKAVLVQAGDEYMLAVLPSSKHVSFNFLQQWLARDVSLAEEHTTAALFPDCELGAIPPVGAAYGLKTIIDDDMLMDQDVWFEGGDHHTLVHMNAENWRRLQKGAGHFAFSI
- a CDS encoding GNAT family N-acetyltransferase is translated as MSTSSSVTVRNATAGDAAAIAAIYAHHVLHGTASYELVPPTVAETVAKIGRVTGRGWPFLVACDGAEVVGYCYATQFRDRPAYAHACENSIYVAHDRRGGGIGRALLEALLDAAEAFGFRQMVAVIGGGEPASVALHAACGFRQAGRLTGMGWKAGRWLDTVYMQIALGGGNATAPDAARP
- a CDS encoding response regulator, whose translation is MIVMGRGNHMHSIPAIPPGAMRLATAHDLSDDPGRGVGRYMGGEAIMERVLIVDDHPLVRDGLRSVIAISFDNIEIFEAATLDEAVSLLEKQDNFDLILLDLNIPDVRRLDGLKLLRDRFPILPVVMVSGAFDRAIVQEALAAGAAGFIPKSLKRSAIVDALHRVVSGEIYLPEAMGESVAPTAEEDEIARRIDSLTPQQKTVLAHLVRGRLNKQIAHDLGVSMTTIKAHVSAILQKLGVLSRTQAVIKANQVHFRAD
- a CDS encoding methanol/ethanol family PQQ-dependent dehydrogenase encodes the protein MKGRLTRALSGAAILGMAATAAPLLAEGPTDADLMNDAATPGDVLTYGMGPKAQRFSPLKAINASNVAKLVPAFSSSLGGEKQRGQEAQPIVYDGTIYVTGSYSRLFAFDARTGEEKWQYDARLPEGIMPCCDVVNRGAAIHGDKIIFATLDAHMVALNRHTGKVIWNKQIADYQAGYSATAAPMVVKGKVIYGNSGGEFGIVGAVEARDVNTGELVWRRPTIEGHMGTLNGKDNGLTGKTNASWTGDLWKTGGGATWLGGTYDPETDLLFFGTGNPAPWNSHLRKGDNLYTSSTLAIDPDTGVIKWHYQTTPHDGWDFDGVNEFIPFDATVNGKPMKLGAKADRNGYFFVLDRTNGKFISASKFVMQTTWANGFDKNGRPNYNDANRPGAPGETAKGSSVFASPSFLGGKNWMPMAYSQDTGLFYIPSNDWGMDIWNEPIAYKKGAAYLGAGFTIKPIAEDHIGALRAMDPKTGKIVWEYKNKAPLWGGVLSTAGNLVFTGTPEGYLKAFDAKTGQELWKFQTGSGVVGSPVTWEQDGEQYVAVMSGWGGAVPLWGGEVAKSFKDINQGGALWVFKLPG
- a CDS encoding substrate-binding periplasmic protein — encoded protein: MIDRRSLLGGAGAALALGLLPGTTQAAPLGKVRELGVLRVVVYKDNRPWSWEEGGKLAGLDVDLAGAIARKLGVRADVAQLVADESVDDDLRHGVWKGGLLGFAPGDLMLHVPFDRTFAARNDQVAIVAPYYRESFRFAGMRNAIDLEAPPTGWRGHRLAAELDSIPDFYLIGSFGGILAKDVAHYPSGAEAVAAVAAGKADAVLASRAQIEEGLHRGGSLTVRKGPLPAFTSPGWDIGMAVRENSRTLGDAVEEIVSAMAASGEMKALFATYGVEWTPALAAG
- the pedF gene encoding cytochrome c-550 PedF — translated: MNLGRISLLGAMAILGATTATGLMAHGNVTPQAVDTSALPDIGEEWLAKNPYSGNAKAIEIGQSAYGQNCARCHGLDAESGGIAPDLRYLEQGESGDQWFVERFRHGSSHDGKVYMPPFGDVLGQKAGWAIRAWLETKFQG